One genomic region from Prunus persica cultivar Lovell chromosome G3, Prunus_persica_NCBIv2, whole genome shotgun sequence encodes:
- the LOC18783279 gene encoding methyl-CpG-binding domain-containing protein 11 isoform X2 has protein sequence MDSKVDEVSVELSAPPAWKKKFFPKKGGTPRKNEIVFISPTGEEINNRKQLEQYLKSHPGNPAISEFDWSTGETPRRSARISEKVKVAPAPESEPPKKRGRKSSGSKDNKMEAAGGEVDGTNEIQMKDAEVAEKRDAEAEKEKDAEAEKEKDADVENDDKKTQGEEENEEKNVVTEDKAATEITENNKEEVPQAGEDQANGTCGKKQDETAAVTVEENGAAEKENVDAAAPHTEGEIKGNNDAAENGGKCNAEADEKIKTKDGEVVENGKAEQVVQADAPQNLQTPPLSR, from the exons ATGGATAGCAAAGTGGATGAGGTTTCTGTAGAGCTCTCAGCTCCTCCTGCTTGGAAGAAGAAG TTTTTCCCCAAGAAGGGAGGTACACCAAGGAAAAATGAGATCGTATTCATTTCTCCAACAGGGGAGGAGATTAATAATAGAAAACAATTGGAGCAGTACTTAAAATCACACCCTGGTAACCCTGCAATATCAGAGTTTGATTGGAGCACTGGTGAAACCCCTAGGAGATCAGCAAGGATCAGTGAAAAGGTCAAGGTGGCTCCAGCACCAGAGAGTGAGCCTCCCAAAAAAAGAGGCCGAAAATCATCAGGTTCAAAGGACAACAAAATGGAAGCTGCTGGTGGAGAAGTTGATGGTACgaatgaaattcaaatgaaagaTGCAGAGGTAGCTGAGAAGAGAGATGCAGAAgctgagaaagagaaagatgcggaagcagagaaagaaaaagatgcaGACGTTGAGAATGATGATAAGAAAACTCAAGGCGAGGaggaaaatgaagagaaaaatgtTGTAACAGAGGATAAAGCTGCTACTGAGATAActgaaaacaacaaagaagagGTGCCACAAGCAGGGGAAGATCAAGCGAATGGAACTTGCGGCAAAAAACAGGATGAAACAGCTGCTGTGACTGTGGAAGAAAATGGGGCTGCGGAGAAAGAGAATGTGGATGCAGCAGCACCTCATACGGAGGGAGAGATCAAAGGGAATAACGATGCAGCAGAGAACGGTGGAAAATGCAATGCTGAAGCTGACGAGAAAATCAAGACCAAGGATGGGGAGGTTGTTGAAAATGGCAAGGCTGAGCAAGTGGTGCAAGCTGATGCCCCACAAAATCTACAGACCCCTCCATTGAGCCGCTGA
- the LOC18783279 gene encoding methyl-CpG-binding domain-containing protein 11 isoform X1: MVLKYREAISTSSSPPFLSSLSCMCMRSVYMHFYVKKTKDSPLHEAPVMSGLTLRRARCMQPYPCFCSGCFRNSNPRHPVSWASHSVYSNFFPKKGGTPRKNEIVFISPTGEEINNRKQLEQYLKSHPGNPAISEFDWSTGETPRRSARISEKVKVAPAPESEPPKKRGRKSSGSKDNKMEAAGGEVDGTNEIQMKDAEVAEKRDAEAEKEKDAEAEKEKDADVENDDKKTQGEEENEEKNVVTEDKAATEITENNKEEVPQAGEDQANGTCGKKQDETAAVTVEENGAAEKENVDAAAPHTEGEIKGNNDAAENGGKCNAEADEKIKTKDGEVVENGKAEQVVQADAPQNLQTPPLSR; the protein is encoded by the exons ATGGTCTTAAAATATAGAGAAGCAATATCCACAAGTTCTTCTCCCccttttctctcctctctctcttgcaTGTGCATGCGTTCTGTATATATGCATTTCtatgttaaaaaaacaaaagacagcCCACTGCATGAGGCTCCTGTAATGTCGGGTTTGACTTTGAGGAGAGCAAGATGTATGCAGCCATACCCCTGTTTTTGTAGTGGCTGTTTCCGGAACTCGAACCCACGACATCCGGTTTCTTGGGCAAGCCATTCTGTTTACTCCAAT TTTTTCCCCAAGAAGGGAGGTACACCAAGGAAAAATGAGATCGTATTCATTTCTCCAACAGGGGAGGAGATTAATAATAGAAAACAATTGGAGCAGTACTTAAAATCACACCCTGGTAACCCTGCAATATCAGAGTTTGATTGGAGCACTGGTGAAACCCCTAGGAGATCAGCAAGGATCAGTGAAAAGGTCAAGGTGGCTCCAGCACCAGAGAGTGAGCCTCCCAAAAAAAGAGGCCGAAAATCATCAGGTTCAAAGGACAACAAAATGGAAGCTGCTGGTGGAGAAGTTGATGGTACgaatgaaattcaaatgaaagaTGCAGAGGTAGCTGAGAAGAGAGATGCAGAAgctgagaaagagaaagatgcggaagcagagaaagaaaaagatgcaGACGTTGAGAATGATGATAAGAAAACTCAAGGCGAGGaggaaaatgaagagaaaaatgtTGTAACAGAGGATAAAGCTGCTACTGAGATAActgaaaacaacaaagaagagGTGCCACAAGCAGGGGAAGATCAAGCGAATGGAACTTGCGGCAAAAAACAGGATGAAACAGCTGCTGTGACTGTGGAAGAAAATGGGGCTGCGGAGAAAGAGAATGTGGATGCAGCAGCACCTCATACGGAGGGAGAGATCAAAGGGAATAACGATGCAGCAGAGAACGGTGGAAAATGCAATGCTGAAGCTGACGAGAAAATCAAGACCAAGGATGGGGAGGTTGTTGAAAATGGCAAGGCTGAGCAAGTGGTGCAAGCTGATGCCCCACAAAATCTACAGACCCCTCCATTGAGCCGCTGA
- the LOC18782471 gene encoding glucan endo-1,3-beta-glucosidase 14, with product MELSYLCFLLVFSTTTFLNVDASFTGTYGVNYGRIADNIPSPHSVVTLLKAAKIKNIRIYDADHEVLTAFKGSGIQIIVGLGNGLLKDISVAEDRAMNWINENVQPYIPGTHISGIAVGNEILGGTDVELWEALLPAAKNVYSALQRLGLAKSIEVSSPHSEAVFASSYPPSACIFREDVAQYINPLLEFFSQINSPFYINAYPFLAYKSDPEHIDLNYALFKKNAGIQDTKTNLHYDNMFDAMVDAAYFALEKAGFEKTEVIVSETGWASKGDENEAGADPKNARTYNYNLRKRLMKKKGTPHRPKMEVKAYIFALFNENLKPGPTSERNFGLFKADGSISYDIGFTGLVGPSAASSSLLNYKGLGLRGWFQSSHTWVFTSCAAVLFLMLT from the exons ATGGAGCTCTCTTATCTCTGCTTCCTTCTTGTCTTCTCCACCACTACATTTCTCAATG TGGATGCATCTTTTACAGGAACATATGGAGTAAACTATGGCCGGATCGCTGACAATATACCTTCACCTCACAGTGTGGTAACACTTCTCAAAGCAGCAAAGATCAAGAACATCAGGATATACGACGCTGATCACGAAGTCCTCACCGCTTTCAAGGGATCGGGGATTCAAATAATTGTTGGACTTGGAAATGGGCTCCTGAAAGACATCAGTGTAGCCGAGGATCGCGCCATGAATTGGATAAATGAAAATGTGCAGCCATACATTCCTGGAACTCACATTTCCGGAATAGCAGTGGGGAATGAGATCTTGGGGGGCACTGATGTGGAACTCTGGGAGGCCTTGTTGCCTGCTGCCAAGAATGTTTACAGCGCGCTTCAAAGGCTTGGTTTGGCAAAATCCATTGAGGTCTCAAGTCCACATTCAGAGGCTGTGTTTGCCAGTTCTTACCCACCATCTGCCTGCATTTTCAGGGAAGATGTTGCTCAATACATAAATCCGCTTTTGGAGTTCTTCTCACAGATCAATTCCCCTTTCTATATAAATGCATATCCATTTCTGGCCTACAAGAGTGATCCTGAGCACATTGACCTCAACTATgctctctttaaaaaaaatgctggGATTCAGGACACAAAGACTAACCTGCACTACGACAACATGTTCGACGCCATGGTTGATGCAGCTTATTTTGCTCTGGAGAAGGCTGGATTTGAGAAGACAGAGGTTATTGTTTCTGAAACTGGTTGGGCATCTAAAGGGGACGAAAATGAAGCAGGAGCAGATCCCAAAAATGCCAGGACTTACAACTACAACTTACGCAAACGgctaatgaagaagaaggggacACCTCATAGGCCAAAGATGGAAGTGAAAGCTTACATCTTTGCTTTGTTCAATGAGAATTTGAAGCCGGGGCCGACGTCTGAGAGGAACTTCGGATTGTTCAAAGCTGATGGGAGCATTTCTTATGACATTGGGTTCACTGGACTTGTAGGTCCTTCTGCAGCATCCTCATCTCTCCTTAATTACAAG GGTCTTGGACTTCGAGGCTGGTTTCAATCTTCACATACGTGGGTTTTCACAAGTTGTGCTGCTGTTCTGTTTTTAATGTTAACATGA
- the LOC18783963 gene encoding cucumber peeling cupredoxin — translation MESKMVVVFGVFVAVFVQCVAAQTVHVVGDSLGWTIPQSGQQYVTWASANKFAVGDFLSKISQFFNFATNAHDVQEVPYASFDSCSSDNTIGSSITTGPANVTLTSAGDNYFICTYGTHCQSGQKLAITVSAAAPGASPSGPPPPPPPTTPPTTPSPSSNDLAACALVLSPPPSPSTASGPTVKTTPGSSPPPDNSSSLAVVAGFSLSFLSLVILGLSFLPNTVSFY, via the exons atggagagcaAAATGGTGGTTGTTTTTGGCGTCTTTGTGGCCGTATTTGTGCAATGTGTAGCAGCACAGACAGTGCATGTGGTGGGAGATAGCTTAGGTTGGACCATTCCACAATCTGGGCAACAATATGTCACTTGGGCATCTGCTAACAAGTTCGCTGTTGGTGATTTTCTCAGTAAGATTTCTCAA TTTTTCAACTTCGCCACCAACGCACACGATGTACAAGAAGTACCCTATGCATCGTTCGACTCATGCAGCTCGGACAACACAATTGGCTCGTCCATCACAACAGGCCCAGCCAACGTCACGCTCACCTCAGCAGGCGACAACTACTTCATCTGCACTTATGGCACCCACTGCCAGTCAGGCCAGAAGCTAGCCATCACCGTCTCAGCCGCCGCCCCTGGAGCCTCGCCCTCTGGAC cgccaccaccaccaccgcccACTACCCCTCCTACcacaccatcaccatcatcgaACGACCTTGCTGCTTGTGCTCTAGTCCTGTCACCGCCACCATCACCGTCCACGGCTAGTGGGCCCACAGTAAAGACTACTCCCGGGTCTTCCCCGCCCCCTGATAATTCTTCTTCACTAGCTGTTGTGGCGGGTTTCTCTTTGTCTTTCTTGTCCCTTGTCATCTTGGGTTTGTCCTTCTTGCCCAACACTGTAAGCTTCTACTGA